A stretch of the Candidatus Zixiibacteriota bacterium genome encodes the following:
- a CDS encoding DoxX family protein has product MILTFLNKYRDIGLLILRLGIGGMFIFHGAPKILGGPDMWEKLGATMGIFGIHLLPVFWGFMSSFAECFGGIFLILGFLFRPACVLLTINMIVATSMHLNRGDGLGIASHAIEDGILFLSLVLIGPGKYSLDEIFKPYNPGGSDIPV; this is encoded by the coding sequence ATGATTTTGACATTTCTGAACAAATATAGAGACATCGGACTTTTGATTCTACGTCTGGGAATAGGGGGGATGTTTATATTTCATGGTGCTCCAAAAATCCTTGGTGGACCTGACATGTGGGAAAAGCTGGGAGCAACTATGGGGATTTTTGGCATTCACTTGCTGCCTGTATTCTGGGGATTTATGTCCTCCTTTGCAGAATGTTTTGGAGGTATTTTTCTTATCCTGGGCTTTTTATTCAGACCAGCCTGCGTCCTCCTGACTATAAATATGATTGTTGCCACATCGATGCATCTAAATCGAGGAGATGGTTTGGGCATTGCCTCGCATGCGATTGAAGATGGAATTCTTTTCCTAAGTTTGGTCCTTATCGGTCCAGGAAAGTATAGTCTGGACGAGATATTTAAACCTTATAATCCCGGTGGATCAGACATTCCTGTCTGA